DNA sequence from the Methanolobus psychrophilus R15 genome:
AAGTGAAAAATCACTTATCTGTGGTCTATTAAGTTCTTAGGAACGAATGCCAATTTCAGTGCAACTACCTTATTTTTCGGTTGCCTTTGCACGCTCCTCTTGTGTCATTCCGGCAAGTTGCTCAACTTTTTTCAAATCAAGCCCAAGGCCTTCGGCAACTTTTCTTCCGTACTTAGGATCTGCTTTGTAGAATATTGCCGTTTGTCGGAGTTGGATACTTTTAATAGCGCCTGAGAGGTGTGACACTATATTACCAATAAGATTCTTACGGTCCTCATCATTCATCACATTGCGGTATAGATTTCCTGCCTGTACGAAGTCATCGTTTGGATGGGTGTACGGTGTACGTGCCGCCATTCCTGAAATTTTGAAAGCAGGCTCCAAAGCCTTTGAATCCGGGGCGGGACCGCCAAAACTGTTAGGCCAGTAATTCGGCCCGCTGCCACCGTTCCCGTCGACCCGCATAAATCCATCACGCTGGTAACTGGCTTCAGGCGAGTTCTTAGACCTGTTCACAGGGATCAGATTATAGTTAGGGCCAAGGCGGTGAATATGAGTATCATGGTAAGAGAACACTCTTGCCTGCAGCATTTTGTCCGGAGAGATACCTATACCTGGCACCAGGTTTGCCGGACTGAATGCAGCCTGCTCCACTTCAGCAAAGTAATTATCCGGATTACGGTTGAGAACAAGTTTCCCGATCTTTATCGGTGGGAAATCGCCGTGTGGCCAGACTTTGGTAATGTCTGTTATATCAAAGCGATACTTTTCTGCCTCTTCGGGTGTCATGATCTGCATTTCAAGCGTCCATGAAGGATAGTTCCCTTCCTTGATAGCATTATGCAGATCACGTGTGGCATGGTCCGGGTCAGTTCCGCTTATCGTATCTGATTCTTCCCGGGTCAGGTTCTTTATACCCTGATCGGTCTTGAAATGATATTTGACCCAGAAGTATTCTCCATTGTCATTATACCACTTGTACGTATGGCTTGAAAAACCATTCATATTGCGATATGTGGCAGGTGTTCCCCTGTCAGAGAACAGGATAGTTACCTGATGAATTGATTCCGGGGTCAGGGACAGGAAGTCCCAGAACATATCAGGATCTTTGCAATTGGTTGCCGGATTTCTTTTTTGAGTATGGATGAAGTCGGGGAACTTCAGGGGATCCCTTATGAAAAATACAGGCGTGTTATTGCCTACAAGGTCATAGTTCCCTTCTTCCGTATAGAACTTAACAGCAAATCCACGCGGGTCACGTGCAGCATCAGCGGAACCTTTTTCACCACCAACTGTGGAAAAACGAACAAAGACCTCTGTTTTCTTGCCTATTTCCGACAAGAACTTTGCCTTTGTATATCCGGTCACATCAGCTGTGACTTCAAAGTATCCGCCAGCTCCTGCACCTTTTGCATGAACTACACGTTCAGGTATTCGTTCACGGTCAAAGTGACTAAGCTTGTCTAGCAGATGTACATCCTGCATGAGAACAGGACCGCGTTCTCCGGCTGTGAGACTGTTCTGATCATCACCAACAGGTATTCCAAAACCAGTAGTTAGGGTGCTGGATGGCTTTTTTTCATTCATAGTAGATTTCCTCCCACATATCCAATGCCATACATAACAGAACAAATATACAGAAAAGCCAGGGTGTTCTCTTCATGCGAAAGAGAAGGATATATTTGACTGTGATGATTGTTGAACTTTTGTTCTATAAATAAATAACGATGTACTTCCAAAACAACGAATTTATGTCAGGACACTGCTAAAAAAGAGCAATCTTTGGTTTGCAGATGTACAAGTGTTTCAAAAAGACATAAGGAAAAATTGCCGGCTCATTGCCGGCCTTTTACTTAAAAAGTTATTCCAGCGTAAAGCCGCTTAATCTGCCAATCCTTCAATGAGCAGTAATTTAAGCCTTCTTTACTGGGGCGCACAGCCCTGGACACTTCATTTTGCCTACTTCATTCATGATCAATGCAACAGCTGTGTAGAGTGAGGCAAGACCAAGAAGAAGAGTTATAATTCCTGCAACCATTCCGCCAATCAGAGCGAGGCTGAAGAAAGTAAGGTCCAGCAATATGAAGGTTACCATTATTGCCTTGAAACCGATCTTAAAGGTTACGATTGTCAAGAGGGTCGCAATGATGCCCCATATTATAAGGTACCAGAAACCTGCAGATTCGCTCATGGTCATAGCAGTTGCTAACTGATCAATAAAAACACTATCACCAGCTGCAGCTAAGGCACTAATTACTGGAGCTGCGAGCTGAATGAATGCCCAAGAGAACCAGAACAGGGCAAATGCACCGAATGCGGATGCACCAAATGTGTCGCCTTTCTTCCAGAGTTCAATACTGGCAATCAACTGAGCGAAACCACCCAGGAATATCGCTGTTGAAATTACCATCACAGCATCATCGAATATTCCCATGACCAGTAATCCGAGGAATGTAGCTGCAAATCCCAGACCAAAGAAACCTAGTGGTGCCGGGCTTGCGGTTGTGTCTCTTATAATTACTTCTCCATCCATAGTTAATCACTTCCCTAACATATTTTTCGATAATTATTATCGTCTATTGATAATCCGGGTCTAATAATAATCCCGATATAACTGACATCAAGGTCTCCAAAAAGAACGACCTGTAAATATTATTACTGTAACACATTCATTAGTATCGCTAAGTATCTATCACCAATGCTACCATTTACACCTCCTGATAAGGACTTTGGCAAAGTAGTATATATCATTTATGATTATGATGAAAAGGTAAAGTTAGCATTTAAGCATTATTTTGCATTCCAGGCCCTATTCTACTCACATAATTAATATAATCCTATAAAGAGGAATTATTTGGCAAAAGGAGAGCGAATGTAGACCAGTTTAAAGCAAAATAATATCATAATATAAATATATATATTAAAGCGTACCTTTTGATAGCACTTGTGAATGATTTGTGCACAACCCATCCGAAATGTTTATTAAGTAGAATCAATTAATTCCTTAAGTTTCAATACTCTAGGCATTACTAGAAAAGAGACCTTCCGGGCGATAATCCTTGTTTGAATATTCAAAACGTATTCATGATGGACATCATGATCATATCTTGAATCGCAGGAGTGCAGCAATGCCCCCTAGTGCAAGAAGCTTGTGCCCGGGCTCAAATATCGTACTGAAGATGACTATCCTTCCCTGGGAATGCTCAACGGACTGGAGGAAAGAATCAATATCACCTTTTTCCCTTTCCTCACGCAGGAACTCATCGGCTACGAGCAGGGTATCGATAGATCCGTAGTCCTGAGCGACTTTAACTTCATCTATTCCATAAGCGACTTTACCAGATGTGGCTATCTCCTTGAGCAGTCCTTCCATCAGCAGAGACTCGCGGGCTATACGTGACTCTTCAGTTATCCTGTCCACGGCGCCCCTTCTGAGAACCTCCTGAAAGCCGGACATGCCAATGGATGAAGTGTCTTCCACAAGGGACCGTGAAGCCAGTTCGGGCTGCTTTGACTGCAGGTACTTCATGAAGTCCTCTTTCGTAAATCCAGGACCTGCAACAACTATTGCCTCGGAACCGGGTGCAGCGTGTACCAGCTGGTCGACTATCTCATGGAAGAAAACATCCCGCAGAGAAACTTCCCCCTTGCCGGAGGATTGGGAGATATGAGAGTACATCTCTATGCCGTAGTGGCGCACAAGACCGATGTCCGCATCTCCTTCCTCAACAGCTACCAGTACCACCCTGGGACGCTTTGAGGCGGCCTCAGCTTCATCAATACGCTCGAACTGGTCCTTTTTCCAGGTTTTAATGATGGAAAGATTCGTACCTTCCTCAACATTGAATGTATGATGCTGGCCGGTGTCCATTCCATGCTCGATGACTCCATGTACTCTCAGCCTGTTGGAGAACCTGTGGAACTCAAGCCCATTAACTCTCAGCCCAAGCCTGACATTCTTCTTCTCCACTTTCTCAGGCCTCAGCTTATCAGCTGCAGTATCAGCCTTCCTTTTTGTCAGGGAAAAGACGAGGTCGCCATTCTCTATTATATACTTCAGGTGCCACAGGTCATCAAGAGTTTCAGCTGTAACAGATATTTCGCCTTCCCGGCCCCTCAGATTTCTGTTTGTGACACGCATAGGAATACCAGATTAAACAAACATCATCGATCTATCAAATAGGAATATACCGGACATCATACTTTAATGTCGGACTCTCCCGGCGGAAGCATCATGGCTATCCTGTCAGGAGAAGCTATCTGCTTGACGAAGTTGACTTCCTTCAGAGTGTCGACATACATCTTGTATACTTTTTTTGCGATATCGTTCTGATTGAACTTGCCGGGGACCAGTTCTATAACATGCTGTCCGTGCTGCCGGACTGCAGATACGGGACCACCTATAACGCGTGTTTCCGCTCCAAGCTCCAGAGCCACTGCCATACCAACCTGCACATCACGGAAGTAGTTGCGTTCCCCGCGGATGATGAAAGCACCCTTTTTCACATATTCACCCGATTCAGGCGTCTTTGATACCTGCTCAGGCAATACCCAGTAGCAATCCCCGCTGAACTGTCCGGATTTCCATACGCTGGAATAGGACACTACGAATTGTGCCGCCTCCATGAGCGTCTGTTCGGTCACCGGCTTGCCCTGGGCTTTTACTATTGTCATGGGTGCACCCGGATCCTGGGTGTGGAAGACTACGTCACTCTTATCCATATACTTCTTTACAAGCTCTTCGTTGGTTTCTGCGTCCCTTCCGCCGACAACCAGGAACCCTTCGGAAGAATAGAACCACCTGAAACGATCGTACCAGTGCTTTTTCATGTGCACCTTACGCTTGTTGCCAGAAACTTTTTTCTCTTTCTTCTGCATTGCAACTCTGGTGTCCTCAATAGCCCTGATAGCGCCTTCTTTTTTCCGGGTCAGCTTTTTAGCCTTCTCATAATATGACTGGGCGTTCTGGGGGATTGTCAGCTTGATATCTATGGTTGCTTTAGTACCCTCAAGGTCAAGCACTATCCTGCCGGTGGCTGAGTCGATGCTGCTTATGCTCTTTGCGGCAGGGACAGTTTCTTTTGCCCCTTTGAGAATGGACTTGATCTCGTCCCATGAGTAGCCATTCTGACGTGCTTTCTCAAGAACCCCGATAACGTCTTCTATAACCTGATAGTGGGCGTATATCTTCTCTGCGACGTCTACATGCCTTTCGGCTTCCCTGCCGAAGTTCTCTATAGCTTCTTCCTGCTTTCTCAAGCGCCTTTCAAATACATCCACCTTTTCCTTCTTGACAGCCTCGACAACCTCTGTGACCTCTTCAGCCGACCTTTTTCCGAAGAAGCCGTCAAGCGCTTTGTTGAACGAAGGGAAGACTTCCTTCTCAAGACCTGCGTGTGTCTTCAGTTCAAAAGGAGCTACGTCGAATGGCTGAACCTCACCCTTGATTTCCTTTTTAACGATATAAGGACTGAGTTCGCCTTTTATGAGCGGGGAGAAGAGTTCCCTGAGAGAACTTACAATGCTTGCGATGCCTTCCTGACTCATATCCTTTGCGGCTGTTTTCTTGTCAATTCCGGCGCGGAAACATACTTCTTCGGCCAGGACACCACCCAGGTTGAACCTGTTAGCGATGGTGCGCACCACATCTGCATCCGAGGAAGAGAACACATCCGAAAGGTCCTTTTCACCTGCTTCCACCGGACTTAGCTGGGCTTCCGGGTACTGGTAAACCTCTCCGCTGCGTATCTTCCTGCCCTTGAAGGTGACAGGTTTCATTGGAAGGATGATCTTGCGCTCCGAATCCAGCAAGACTATGTTGCCCGGCGAGAAAAGCTCTGCAACCAGCACAGTCTCCACGCCGCCACGGACCATCCCAAACTCTATGATCCTGTCAAAATCATACTGCCTCACATAAGTTATACGTCCCGCAAAGATATGCTTCCTCAGAAGCATCGGAAAAGAGTGAGGTATCTTAGGGCTCTGACGTATGTGCTCGCTCAGATGGGCACGTTTACCTGCCTCGATCACAAGGTTATCCTTGCCTTTATTGTAAACAAATAGATTAATACGCAACTCTCCGGCCACAGGCTGGTAGATCTTGCCTATCTTAGAATCGATGATAGAGTTCTCTCCGGAACTCAGTTCAAACACCAGGGCAGCAACATCTGCACTTGTCATTTCCTGCTTCATCGGGGACTATAACGTGAATGAAGACTATAAGTTTTATGACGGATTAAATCAATTAAGACTACTCAAAAAATGTAAGACTTCCGGAGAAACCTGCACATATGGATGAGAGAACACGGGCTTTTATTGTATCGAAATTCCAGGAATATTATTCAACGGCACAGCTCACACTGCCGCCTGAGTTCACCTCTAGGGAATGGGGATTTCTTGAGTTTGGCAGCGCCGACGATGTTTTCATGAAACGGCACAGGGATTTCGGGTCAAAGGGAGAATTATATGATTACCTCCGGGGAATGGCCCCTGCCCATGCATATTACTCCGTGGCCTACTACGAATATCCTGGTGCCCCAAAAATGAAAGAAAAAAACTGGCTCAAAGCTGACCTGATATTCGACATAGACTCAGATCATCTTCCCGGCAAGATAAACTCCTACGGCGACATGCTTGAGAAGGGAAAGAAGGAAACTCTTAAGCTGCTCGACTTTCTTATCACTGATTTTGGCTTTGATGAGAGCGCCGTACATGCAGTGTTCTCCGGAGGAAGGGGCTATCACTTCCATATAAGTGACCCTTCGGTACTTTCACTGGAAAGCCCGGAGAGGCGGGAAATAGTTGATTATGTCAGTTCGAAGGGTCTGGACCTTGAGCGTATCTTCACTACGAAGGAGATATCAGGGGATGCGGGTACAGAGTCGGCAAAAATGTCAATGTTCGTTGCAGAGGACGATGGCGGGTGGAGCAGCAGGATTAACAGATATCTCATATCATATCTATCGTCCCTGGCAAAAAGTCCCAATGCGATGGAGATACTGACAGGTTTCAAAGGCATCGGAGAAAAAACCGCAGGTAACCTGATAGATGTGTTTAAGGATGAACACAAAGTCGCCGCCCTGAAAAGAGGGAACATTGACTCACTGAGAAACATCAGGAAGGGTGTGCTTGAAACAATCGTCAGTCATGGTATCAGCCAGATGGCGGCATGCGTCGACGAGCCTGTCACCGCAGATATAAAGCGTCTGATACGCCTGCCGGGTTCCCTTCACGGAAAATCGGGGATGAAGGTCACAGCGCTCAGAATAGACGAACTGGAGAAGTTCGAGCCCCTGAACGATGCCGTTGTTTTCGGGGATAAATCGGTAAAGATAAAAGCAATCAAGCCTTTTGCTGTGCAGATGAAAGGAAAGGACCTTATGGTCGAGGAAGGTTTGCAGGAAGTTCCGGAGTATGCGGCAGTATACCTGATATGCAGAGGTGTGGCGGAATATGGATCGCACTGAGCTTACTGACACTCTCAGAGAAGAGAGGAGCTCTTCACTGAAGTCGGTAAATGCTGATTTTTACCATAAGGTGGAAGAG
Encoded proteins:
- a CDS encoding cell division protein pelota — protein: MRVTNRNLRGREGEISVTAETLDDLWHLKYIIENGDLVFSLTKRKADTAADKLRPEKVEKKNVRLGLRVNGLEFHRFSNRLRVHGVIEHGMDTGQHHTFNVEEGTNLSIIKTWKKDQFERIDEAEAASKRPRVVLVAVEEGDADIGLVRHYGIEMYSHISQSSGKGEVSLRDVFFHEIVDQLVHAAPGSEAIVVAGPGFTKEDFMKYLQSKQPELASRSLVEDTSSIGMSGFQEVLRRGAVDRITEESRIARESLLMEGLLKEIATSGKVAYGIDEVKVAQDYGSIDTLLVADEFLREEREKGDIDSFLQSVEHSQGRIVIFSTIFEPGHKLLALGGIAALLRFKI
- a CDS encoding GPR1/FUN34/YaaH family protein, whose product is MDGEVIIRDTTASPAPLGFFGLGFAATFLGLLVMGIFDDAVMVISTAIFLGGFAQLIASIELWKKGDTFGASAFGAFALFWFSWAFIQLAAPVISALAAAGDSVFIDQLATAMTMSESAGFWYLIIWGIIATLLTIVTFKIGFKAIMVTFILLDLTFFSLALIGGMVAGIITLLLGLASLYTAVALIMNEVGKMKCPGLCAPVKKA
- a CDS encoding catalase, with translation MNEKKPSSTLTTGFGIPVGDDQNSLTAGERGPVLMQDVHLLDKLSHFDRERIPERVVHAKGAGAGGYFEVTADVTGYTKAKFLSEIGKKTEVFVRFSTVGGEKGSADAARDPRGFAVKFYTEEGNYDLVGNNTPVFFIRDPLKFPDFIHTQKRNPATNCKDPDMFWDFLSLTPESIHQVTILFSDRGTPATYRNMNGFSSHTYKWYNDNGEYFWVKYHFKTDQGIKNLTREESDTISGTDPDHATRDLHNAIKEGNYPSWTLEMQIMTPEEAEKYRFDITDITKVWPHGDFPPIKIGKLVLNRNPDNYFAEVEQAAFSPANLVPGIGISPDKMLQARVFSYHDTHIHRLGPNYNLIPVNRSKNSPEASYQRDGFMRVDGNGGSGPNYWPNSFGGPAPDSKALEPAFKISGMAARTPYTHPNDDFVQAGNLYRNVMNDEDRKNLIGNIVSHLSGAIKSIQLRQTAIFYKADPKYGRKVAEGLGLDLKKVEQLAGMTQEERAKATEK
- a CDS encoding DNA primase small subunit, translating into MDERTRAFIVSKFQEYYSTAQLTLPPEFTSREWGFLEFGSADDVFMKRHRDFGSKGELYDYLRGMAPAHAYYSVAYYEYPGAPKMKEKNWLKADLIFDIDSDHLPGKINSYGDMLEKGKKETLKLLDFLITDFGFDESAVHAVFSGGRGYHFHISDPSVLSLESPERREIVDYVSSKGLDLERIFTTKEISGDAGTESAKMSMFVAEDDGGWSSRINRYLISYLSSLAKSPNAMEILTGFKGIGEKTAGNLIDVFKDEHKVAALKRGNIDSLRNIRKGVLETIVSHGISQMAACVDEPVTADIKRLIRLPGSLHGKSGMKVTALRIDELEKFEPLNDAVVFGDKSVKIKAIKPFAVQMKGKDLMVEEGLQEVPEYAAVYLICRGVAEYGSH